TGcatttttacaaattaatagACCCAACCAATTTGACCAAATAATCAAATTGATTAAGGACCCGATTAgattacttaagaaaaatgtatttttcaaaaatctcatttttagttaaacaaaaattattttgagtaattatcaaatacttcaattttttctagaatggcttagtttttaaattaaatatttaaaatgcaTTTCAAAATCGTCCTAAATTTTTTGATGTAAACAATACTCTCACTAGTAATCCCAAATTCTCTCTAATTCACTTCTTTTGTTGGGTAAATTATTATGTTAGtgataaaaaccaaaaattgatCATAATTTCACATATAGAAACTCGAgtctttttttttggaaaataattCATAGATATTGACATGAGATTTCATATAGACATTTAATATTCTTGGATGTTTTATAAAACTTAGGATGTTATTATCCAGGAAATTTTAAAACCCATATGACATGGGTTTTTTAATACCTTCCATTCTTGGGggatttttttaacaataagTTGAATAGagcttgattaattaataaattaatataaattaatcattactattaattttaattaattattaaatataaatatattatctggacttaataaaatttaattaatacatttatcattgatattttatattatcttaactatttaatataaaattttataattatttattaatattctaattaatttatattgtatttaattaaataaaataatttaaataatatttaattaaaaaatattcatgTGTTGatattttaagtgattaaataattaatcaatataataatatattaaataattaaatttaattatgatatTACTAGTCCCttatatttgattaaataattatttagttttagtttttatattcaaaatttataaatcaaacacattcatttaattttcaaacattaattatcCTGCAAATTTGAAAACACATACATTTTGATTTAATATCGAAACATTGTCTGCAATCCAAACTATTTTTCATGGGTGTTTGACTCACCGATTATATAAGTGAGTGTTAAACAATTAACTTCTCTAGAAGtttacacatttttaaagaaattttatatatatttttaatgagTTTGCTAAagtccatttttttatttttatttttctatatatttatCAAAAAAATTCATCTTCTTATGTCTCAAACATCCActtaaatttacaacatgcagAGTgagaaataaactaaaaaattattgGAGCAACACATCACATAACTTCTTGTTTATTGCATCATAATTGATAACTGACccttaaaaaaaaggaaaattcacGACTGACCCCAAggcattttattttaattaattatttacttgTTTACGTATTGATGATCTTGTTGTTGTTAGTCTTCTCTGCCCTATCAACTAACCAGGTGAAAATGGTGCCATAAACAACCTCCACATCTTCCTTCGGCTCTCCGATCAACTGGTGCCACATTCCCGGATACACCTTCAACGTCTTGTCCTCACTCTCCGCCGATTCGAACACAAATCTCGCCGACCAACTATCGCAAACCACGTCGTCTTCTCCATGAACCATCAGCATTGGGACCCTAATTTCATGGCAGTTTCTCTTTATGTACTCGCACACTCGGAGAAACTCCAATGCTGTCGCCATCGGCGGTTTTCCTGAAAATCGCCGATTAGGGTTTCTCGCCACCAATCTCCTCTTCCACTCTTCTTTGTACGATTTGCTCGCGACGGGCTTCGTTATCACCAATCGCAATGACGGTGCTAAAGACGCTGCTATTGGAAGAAGCTTCTCCAATGGCCAAATCGGTTTGAATTTCGCCGAGATTCCGCACATGGAACCGTTCAACACGATTCCGTTCCAAACCCCCTTTTGCTTCAAGGAAATCAGGATCGAAATTGCACCGCCGAGGGATTCCCCGTAGAGAAAAGCAGGGAGGTTAGGATTCTGTTCTCGAACAGAGTCGAAAAACAGAGTACAATCGAGAACAAGCAGTTCGATATCTGGGATCGAACCAGGGGCTCCCTCGGAGCGGCCATGGCCTTGAAGGTCCAGCGAGCAAACGAGGAACCCAAGTTTAGCTATGGCGACGGCAGTGAGCTCGAATATCCAGCCACTGTCAGAGGTGTAGCCATGGACCATGGCTACAACCCCTTTGAGCTCTGAGTCAGAATCAGGGCGCCATGATTGAGTGAAGATTTTCATCTTCTGGGCATTGAGGATGAAGCTTTCATGGTGAGTAACTTTGTGTTTCTTGTAGAATTCTTCCCTTGTTAACCCTCCATAGGGGCTGTTCTCGTTGGCCTGGTTAATTGGATGCAACATTTTCAGGTACCAAAAGAACTGAGTCTACTATTCAAAACAGAGAGAGTGATGCAGAAGACAAAGTGGAGAGGTTGAAGAGgtatattcttttaaaatttgaattgggTTTCGTTTGGCTTTTGAAGAGGAATGAGTGTGTGGGGGAAATGTGTTAATTTAAGTTTGCATAGGGAAATGATAAGTACCCATTGATGGAGTAGGGTCCAAGAACATTGAAACCTTATTTATATAGTGTGAACGGAGTAAATACATAGAATGACTAAAATTTTTTCTAGAAATCAAATGATGATTGATGAAAAATTTGAGATATGTGGAGTATGTTGTGCCAATAAATTAGGAAAGGGTGACATCCTAATTCCTAAACAAAGTATAAGTGTGCCCTTTTCTCATCCTTCTACTTGACAGCTCCCATCTCAACTTTTGAGCATTAATTTCCATTCAAACTTTCAACTGTCCAAGTGGTGTGCTTTTTATGGTTAAATTTGAATGGTATTTGAGAAGTTTTATGTTTGGAATAGAGAGGTATGTTATGGGTTTTGATAATTATGCAGGTAAGTTATGAGTAAACTTGTGGAACTTGTTAGATACGCTACATATTTGCTTTTAGAAGGCTCAAGCTTGTGAATCGGGGCGGATTTAGTAGTGGATCTATGAGGCTCGAATCCTTCTCAATTTTATGCtttttgtataatatatataaaaatttggcACAGTATCCTTCCTGCCCTCTCGACCAAGGTTCATGTCCCactcattatatttatttttattaaattatataaagtctCTTGTCAACAAATTTTATGATTCTGTCACTGCTTATGAGTTGTCTTTACTTATTATTAAGATAATCATTGCATGTGAGGTAAACACTTTCTATAGATAGGTTGCAatctacaaaataaataaaaatatatgtatttctCGTTTTGCAATTGAAGTATAAGTTGTACAATTATGTTTTTTGGTTCAACAATAATGTAgagataaaaattcaaattgttaCCATCTTAATTGAGATTGTAATGTCTTAATCACTTATATTTCAGATGACATTTGTCTAACTGATTGAAACATAGTTTGATTGGATATTACTTTGAAAGAAATATTGTTactatttgaaatttgaaaaaaaaaaaaaatccttgcTGGATTTatcaattcaatatttttttttatatttacatttttttttaaaaaaaaagaccatTGCTAGATGTACaaccttttattatttatttattttattttattgctaTTCTTGGTAATTCATTGTTAACTGctttttctttacaaattttGGATAATTATGAAACTAAAAGAGAAATAGTTCAATGTTTTTCCTTccttaaaaagagaaaaaaaaaattgcagaaACGGACCTCCACTTTTTCCTAAATTACATTGAAGGAAACTCTTTGATTCAATGGTTAGTAATAGTATGAAGTTGATCTAGAGGGGGTAGCTGGTTGGAGGGTCCTATTTTGGATGGGTGAAAACTCAATTCTTCATAAATGTTCCGTGAAAGCTTTTGATGCCAAAACTTTTGTAGAATGCTCAATACGTTGGAAGTTGAGTGAAAGTTGTGAATTTGTTGAATCATTATGACTCAGATCTGTCTGAAGTTTTTATTCTTTTGCAGACAAGGCTCTTCATCTTGCAGCCTTTGTGAATgctatttattttcttttgtaaaaTTTCTTGGGTGAGATGGGTTGATGCCAAAATTTAGATGaaccaaaccctaaaattttaATCTAGGATAAGATAGTTCAAGTGTCCCACTAAATGAAGAAATTGAATACTGGTGCGGTGTCTTGTCACCGATACTTTTGACACTCAAGTCAATAAGGAGTTAGATGAATATTGATAATAGAGTAGTATGGAGTGTTTTCGGCGTATCTTTAATGAAGGATTCCAATGGCTCATATAGAATTGGTATTATGTAACGGATGCATAGACTCATAACGGTTCCTCTAATCCATGAAATTGTTGGACTGTTACACTTGGCCCGTTACAACTCCACCAACACATGATCTGTTCGGCTTAATTCTTTCATTGATTGCTATTATGACTTTGTACTGCTACCACTAGGCTTCCACTAGGATCTTGATGGGTTCTTTGAGCTTACTATAGACTTCTTCATAGATCATCCTAACTCGCTATAAGCTCTCTCATGGTCCTTTGAGCTCCCTCTGTGTTTCCTCATGGGACCTTTGAGCTCACTCTAGGCTCCTTCAAGGGTCTTCTGAGCTCATTCTAAGTTCACTCTAGGCTCTCTCATAGATCCTATGAGCTCACTCTAGATTTCTCCATAAGTTTTTTGAGCTCCCTCTAGGTTCATTTATGGGTCTTTTGAATTCACGTTAGGCTCCTTTTAGCTTTCTCACGAGTCATCTAAGTTCACTCTAGGATCACTCATACTTTTTCTGAGTTTACCCTAGACTTCTTTAAGCTCACTCTAGGCTCCCTCATAGATTCTTTGAATTCACTCTAGGCTTCTTCATAGCAACTATGAATTCACTCTAAGCTCTTATATGGGTCATTTGAGCTACCTCTAGACTTCCCCATGGATCATCTGAACTATCTCTGTAAAAGAGAGTCTTGGTCTATCTCGATAAATTTATCCTTAACAATTTGTGATgttgatgaaaaaaagaaatacaGGTTGTTGCCAACTCAAGTTTCTCCTCCACGTGCTAgacaaattcaaattgaaaatatcTGCTGTGGATTTATGTATCCTACCCCACTTTTACTTTTTAAACTTCCATTCCCAACTTTTTATACTTTTGTGAAATGATATTTATTGGTTCTTTTATCTTTGGACAAACGAGACATCTATCTcgactacgagttttaggatactAACTCTCCATTAATGATGAAGATCATAATGCAAATAGAAAAATTCTTCTTCTACATAAAAAGAGACTTTAAGGGATGATACCAAAACCGTAATAAAGTGTAcaattttgttgaaaaaaagaaatgtcTAACATTTATCGATGATGCAACAAAAATATCCGTTGAATAAAGGTCAATCTATATATACttggtttaaaataaaaataatttatagaaaatagTGAATAAAGAAATTTcgtaatatctattaaattgctaaaagaatatatttgaaaggaaaaaaatatggtGAACTGGACCTTTGATGAAGTGGAAAGAAAACAATATGTTAAGGGACTGTTTGGGATGCTGAGATAATATAGGATGTGGGGAATTCTGATATATAGGATGTGGGGAATTCTGATGTCTGAAGAGTTTTGATGCTTAGAGTTCTGATCGCAtatgaacgatcgagtatgttcaagcactgagatgatatacgatacacaaaagaaaaatacaaaacatATTCTGAAAATGGGTCCACAAATAATTAAATCGGTGAGATATGATAATGGACCTCCCAACACCGAAATGATATAGGATATggggataaaaaaaataaaagaataaatatccAGAAAAAGTGGTTATTCagttaattcatttattatatagGGATACATTATTGGACAACTTCATTGCGTCTTGTAGCTGGTCATTTATTGTCACATCACATCAACcctgatgtgatattaaatttgatgtTAAATATATTTGGACTCTCATTCAATTTTAGtccttatttttaaatattcaattttaatatatgtatttttactcaattttaaatttagttatttgAACTTAAtctttatcaaaattttatttattattcaactatttattttaaaattttagagacctattaaatataaattgaatatttattaGACATGTTCTAGagtttgaagatttttttttaatgcaaactaaaattttagaagctaaatttataatttaactcaTATTTTAGTCCGTATAGGTTATAattggtaactatttggtttttaaaattcaGCATATGTCCTCTTAATTTCttagcatgtttttttttcaatcttaaatagaaaaagaattctaggtaaattctaaaaataaaaataaatttttaaaagttttttttttcaaaattttaacttggtttttaaattatttgtaaaaagtagataataaaacaaaaaaaaaaatagaaatagaaaagatgtttataagttttaattcttaaaaatttaaaacaagaaatacttaaaattttgatttacaTATGGTTCATTGAACAAGTCTAATGTAGaatcatttattttaattcaacaaCCTACAATAGAATATTCGACCTATAAACATTTGATGATTGATAGATATATCttattattgaactttattTAAGTCTAccatttaccaaaaaaaaatatattaaaatgttgtttagctaagtgataaaaaaaagaaaatgaaggaaaaaaaaaacttaattgtCTATGATTTCCACCATCTCATAGACTTTCACATATATCTACCACCAAACCTCACGTCCCCATTCCTCTCCTAGTCTCCTCCCCTCTATCTCCTACTCTATTTCctacatatataatatatatttataaatcatacaaattgttttagttaaaaaaaaaaaaaaccctgtAAAGTTAAATCTcagtatattaattaatttatgggcATGTGTTTTATTAGGTTATAAAAAaggatctttttaaatataaaaatatttaaaaatatttacatttaataacaaaaagtactcaaaatacaaataaaaaagtcttaaaatatttttagaatttttctacttataagaattttccataaaaaaacatgtaatctacaaaatagttatatttttaatttaaaaaatcaatttataatatgagagtttttatatttttacattgtgtattttataatgaatttgaaaaatgtaaaatataattcatattgCATAAGATATGCTTTAAAACCGGCTAAATTAAcatcaacaaaaattaattaataaggaAGATCAAaagagtttattttattttaaactataaTAATTTCCTTATATTATTATCCTCTATGTCATCtaaacttttttatatattttttttcaagtaagAACTGTTGGATGTCTATTGTCAATTAGAACAAAATTTAgtaataaaatacaaattattgaaagttgaatttaaattagaaaaaaagtttatatggtgtaaattctattttggtccctgaactttaaaatttattctattttggtccctaaatttgTAACAACCCGACCTTTTTTAGTACTCTGATAAAGGCcgttactcataattacacatttacattcaaaatattttgatcattgaggaaaataaatttcatcaaaataataaacatagttttccaaaataaataacaactaAGTAAAACCTTTGTTCGGGGTCCCTAAAataatgggaaaaaaataactttaacaaataaaattttgaccaacattgagtttcaaatcaaaacttttaaatagcttgaaaacgAAACTGAGCGGAAGCGATTTACATGTCCTATATGGCACGATCACATTTCTCTCTCATCACCCGTCGGTCCATTCCTAtcattacctgaaaaacataaattaagaaaggtactcagtaagtgatctcATTACCGGGATCAAGCTATGCATCCACGGGCAAAGAAAAAATAGCTTGTGGCTCATACAGCTAAATCGGTTTTTcatgatgaaaggaaaaccaaaagacgtactatcttgccttgatacgcatgtctagcggcccgtaggcacaccgtcaaacatgaaaataacataaACATGAACCCATtggcccgtaggcacactggaaataacatgaacataaacctgtcggctcacgcatgtctagcggcccgtaaactcgccgtcaaacatgaaaataacatgaacgtaaacctgtcggcttacgcatgtctagcggcctgtAGACACatcgtcaaacatggaaaaataacatgaacgtgaacctttcgactcacgcatgtctagcggcccgtaagCACACCGTCAAATATGAAACTAGATCCGTAGGtcctctgaaataaaacatgcgcGAGACAGTAAACCGCTCTATTGATCTATTCATGCAccacatacataatatcagtactgATTAGAAATTCGAACATTCCCATAATACTTATAACTGTCATACAACAAGTAAAACATAATGACAAAATCATGTTTCAAGAGTCCATTAGTTAACTTTATAATTCTAGACTAGGTCGCCTAGCACAAAGGCACTGATAATAGTACCACTTAACACAACTTGGTAAAAaacgcaaaacaaaatctccttagaacttctttaacacacttgaatcaacctaaagttgtggcttggtccaagacaaattccaaaacttaattcaattagccaatctgatcaagaattaaatccaaaatcaataacttaattttccacaattactctcaatccaaaagaataaccatccaacaacttacaaaacttaccgattttcactaattttttgcaaaacaaaatggtctttagcttgatggtcaatgcctcaaaacttccaaatcttaaatctaagtttcacaccaaacagaggttactaatttaacccaaaatcaaatgggtgaatttcacctcccaaattataaggaaaataagtcttacccaaggtttttctcaagattccGACAAAGATCGGGCAATGGCGGTAGATGGCGCATCGAATCGTGGATACTATAGATAGGCAGTGGGTGTTGCTATTGGACGGCACAAATTGTTTAGGTTAGTGGCTGGTAGCGAGGGTCTTACATGatgagggtttgcgagagtgggagagaaggggaatttctagttttacagattttattcagcagcaattacgaacaaaccatagtttcaaacaacgatccaaccgttcaaaatgaaactccaTATGTCTCGAACAGATTGACCAAATTTAAGCACGATCTATCGGTTAAAACTCCGGCAATCGATAATTTTGTGAAATCTGTCGCTGAAAAACCTAATTGCTTTCTCcccatttttttttgtctcttttCCCTCTCATTTAAGTTCGAAACAAtctaaactcttttttttttcttcaaatttttaaaatataaattaaatattttatcacaatatctccaaaatctccaaagattgtattaaatttataaatcaattaacttttcaaattatcttaatttaggctctaaaaaccaaaattaaagggcataaAATTCATCAAtatgatacaaattaaatccttccaaatatttaaaccaattaaaccacatgaaaataattatctctttaaattttttttgtaagttggtcctaaaatccaaaatcaaagggaaacaaaattcaatattttcaaaataatccgttcgaatatctaatcaattaaattcaatttaatcaataaaaatttttcaattatttcaatttaaccccaatttttcaaatgaaggggaaatttaaactcaataattttagataattaacttaaattttcctaaaattcgagatattacattcttccctccttaagaaactttcgCCCTTGAAAGTTCAAGTCCTTAAAGGCTCGTGATACTTAGTTCTTATCTTATCCTCATGTTTCCAAATTGTTTCTTCATACCGATAATTCTATCAA
The nucleotide sequence above comes from Benincasa hispida cultivar B227 chromosome 3, ASM972705v1, whole genome shotgun sequence. Encoded proteins:
- the LOC120073068 gene encoding caffeoylshikimate esterase-like: MLHPINQANENSPYGGLTREEFYKKHKVTHHESFILNAQKMKIFTQSWRPDSDSELKGVVAMVHGYTSDSGWIFELTAVAIAKLGFLVCSLDLQGHGRSEGAPGSIPDIELLVLDCTLFFDSVREQNPNLPAFLYGESLGGAISILISLKQKGVWNGIVLNGSMCGISAKFKPIWPLEKLLPIAASLAPSLRLVITKPVASKSYKEEWKRRLVARNPNRRFSGKPPMATALEFLRVCEYIKRNCHEIRVPMLMVHGEDDVVCDSWSARFVFESAESEDKTLKVYPGMWHQLIGEPKEDVEVVYGTIFTWLVDRAEKTNNNKIINT